In one window of Plasmodium relictum strain SGS1 genome assembly, contig: PRELSG_00_v1_454, whole genome shotgun sequence DNA:
- a CDS encoding fam-h protein, with protein MCYPTQKRNICFFFKIFFFTLLVWILKYSINSTCEFCSNKYNLGTTLDLRVKRILSDCTHLLKSNKSESKVNLLDEAEKENIAEKEVQQKTARDILLAKKEEKIDISDQSKNGNTTNKKKEISELAYSICLNAYFCFIVPILLFTLTILKETINIPYLSNELLTNLFLMHISVFLSIIFIYIQ; from the exons ATGTGCTATCCAACAcagaaaagaaatatatgcttttttttcaaaatttttttttttaccctTTTGGTTTGGATACTAAAATATTCAATTAAT AGCACTTGTGAATTTTGCAGTAACAAATATAACTTAGGGACAACACTAGATTTAAGGGTTAAAAGAATCTTATCAGATTGTACTCATCTATTAAAGTCAAATAAAAGTGAATCAAAAGTAAATTTATTAGATGAAGCGGAGAAAGAAAATATAGCAGAAAAAGAAGTGCAACAAAAAACAGCAAGAGATATTTTATTAGCaaaaaaagaggaaaaaatagatatatcCGATCAAAGTAAAAATGGAAATACaactaataaaaagaaagaaatctCAGAATTGGCTTATTCTATTTGCTTGAATgcttatttttgttttattgtGCCAATACTTCTTTTTACATTGACTATTCTTAAAGAAACAATTAATATTCCTTATCTTTCTAATGAGCTTTTGACTAACTTATTTCTTATGCATATTTCCGTTTTTCtttctattatatttatttatatacaataa